The nucleotide sequence tttgaaaaattaaaatttggaagaaaaaatttaaaaaaaaaatgttttaaatttttttctggcaaaaacaaaatgaaaaaaaaaaaaattggcaaagAAGTTGACCTGGAGAatcccagcttcttcttttgaaaagtacacacatacaaaaaaagaacgaacaaataaaaactaatgaaagaaagataaatcaagagaatcacagatgtatGTGATGTTAttgcggaataaaaacactgcggttaatctaccaatcagacacgttcagtattgcaggccctgccccccagaaagtcctgggaccaatgaaaagtactacccctctaggcaggggctttttagggtgGAGATTATCTagccctgaactaaatttagaccctgggtccgccggtcgaaacgcacatagttcaggggtaaagttcctctggtcgaaaaacgccttaagtgGCATGTAGCAGCCTCTGGTTTAAACCTGATTCCATGAATTGAATTAAGATACTTCTTTTATTCCTAAAATCAGCATCCAGGCCTCTTGATCTACCCTCTTCTAAAATATTTACAGTCTAACCTCTCCCATGTTTAACCGGCtgtctcatctctcctctcccacAGCTGCATCTTCTTATCGTCCTTTCAAAAGGCGTGACGTTGCATCACAGACCATCCCAGCCCACAGGAGGAAAAAGGAACTATCAGGCGCCCGTGTAATCATCGGCTCCTCTTCAAAGAGGTCTTCAGCCAAACATAAGGCAGCTCCGGATGTATCGGTCACAGTGCAGAGGTCAACATCAGGCGTGGAGTCCCAGTGGACTTACTGCAGCCCTGGAGCTCGTATCCCCTCGCCCCTGGGTCACGTCAGCGAGTCAGAAGAGTCCGACTGCTCCAGCCCCAGCCCGATCATTTTCTTGGATGAGGTCGGGTACCAGAAGAGCATGTTAGCTAAGCTGGACATCCCCCAGGTGCCAGGGGGGCCCAGAGAGCGAGTGGAAGACTCAGACTCTGAGGTCAGTGAGTTCTTCGACAGCTTCGATCAGTTTGACGACCTGGAGGAGCTGAGCTCTGAGAGCTGCACTCTCGCTCTCCCTCTGGACGCCGTCAGCGCCCCAAAATCACACAAGAAGTCCGACAGTGGTGGAGCGGCGTGTAAATACGTTTCCAGAGGATGCTCAACGAAGGGTATGAATCCTCACCGCTTTGATCAGCGCACTCTCCCGGCCAATGTGAAGAAACCAACTCCTCTGAAACCGGGCTCTCCCTACTCGCCTCACTCCGAGGTGCCGGACTCCCCTCGGCCGATGCAGACGCCCTCAGACGAGAATGGCGGCCCACTCTTCAGTCCTGTCAGCTCATCCGCCTTCAGCCCTCTGGTGGACTCAGGCGGACCTCTAGAATACTTCTGGAAGACAGACGAGGAAGGACCGGACAGCTCAGAGTTACGTAAGCCCCAggatctctgctctctgtataaGACCTACTCAGACTTCGCCAGCAGTCTGTCCAAAGAAATTCTGGGATCTGTGTGCGGCTACCAGTCAGCTGTCGACATCAACGACAACAAGAACCTCAGCTGCGTCTGTCACAAGGAGTTCCAGAACCAGTCTGGCTACGTGATGAAGCTCTCTGAGATCCAGGAGACTGTCACGGTGGCCAAACTGCAGAAGAAGCCCCAGTCCCTGAAGGACGGTATTCAGAGGTTCGCCACTGACCTGGTGGAGATGAGCCTGGGCAGCGCCTTACGAGACCTCCAGAAAGGTGTGTCCTCCTGTACCACCACCTTGTGTCACCTCGCTGCCAGGCTCACCTCCTCCGTCTTTCAGATGGCGTTCCACGAGATCGGCATGCGTCACGCTTATGTACTAAAGGAACGGGCGATCAACGGACTGGCGGGCTTCCTGGTGGGAGAGGCGGTGTCCGGCGCTCTGAAGGAGTTCCTGACGGTGAAGAAGCAGAATTTCCACAACACCGTGACGCGCTTCGCCGCTGATCTTGCTGAAGAGCTGGTGTTCGAAGGCATCATGGAGGTGTGCCAGTTCTCCCATCCCTCCACCCCTCGCACCCCGAGCGATTGGTCCTTTGGTCAGGGGcacgaggaagaagaagaggaagaagaggaggttgTTTCCTCCTACGCTTCAGACTTGTCCGAGTCTGTTATCCAGGAGGCCTTCATAGAACTCTCTCAAGCTGACGTTGCCTTCACAAGCCAAGCCGCCATCAGTGTGTCTCAGGACAACATCTGTTACGTCAGTGCAGAGAGCTCGAGCACGCTCACCTGCAGCACCTACGCTAACCAGCAGGTGCTGACCTCGAGCTCGGCTGCACCCACTCCAGGAACCTCCGGAGAGGACTCCACCTGCACGGTGAAGAAAGCCCTGTTCACCGTGTCCGGCATGGCCAGCTGTATCCCCGTGCCCCAGGCAGGCAAAGCCCTCAACCACCTCCAGGACCCCGAGGAGACCTCCCAGACTAAGACTAGCTTGTGTGATCCCCAACAATCCAGCAACACAAGAGTCGTAGTGTCTACGTCTGATACAAACACTTCTACTCAACCTAGCATTTACAGTCATGGCACTCAAACCCCTGTTCCTGCAGGAGACCCCTCCCAAGGAAAGTCCCCCTTCCAAAACTTCTCTGGCAACATGGTGGATATGATCGTGACCGAGGCGTGTGAGCTGATAACCTCCTCTAAGATGAAGAAGAGTTTTGGTGACTGTGCTGATTTCTTCACAAAGACAATCAGCAGCCGACGGGACTCTTCTTcaaagaatgaaaacatgagTTTTGATGCTCCGGACTCTCCTTCAAAGCAGGGAGCGTTCAGATACGACTGCAGAGAATCTGGGTTTGTGAGGAAGGGAGCGCCTGTAGAGCAAGCAGCAGACCTTAGCATTCCTCACATTTCCTTTCAAACAGGCTGTCAAAACCAGGGGAGAGCCAGCTGTGAGTATAATCCCAGAAGCAGAGGAGTGGCTGAATCACATCCTGTGCTGATGGATACTCTGGATGTGCCGGGTACAGAGTCAGGGGGACAAAGGAGGATATCTGTTCCTATGGATGACTCAGTTCCAAGCCCCGGTCAGAAATCGGGCGGGACTCCCAGCACTCCTCCCTCGACCCCTCAGCAGCCCAACGAGGTGTCCAAAGAGAAACAGATAAAACAGTTCTCTAAGAAGCTCAAAACCAAGCTGGCTAAGGAGTTTTCCCCCGCTACCCCTCCACCCACCCCTCACGATCAGCCGGAGCCTGGACCTGGACCAAAAGACACCACCCCCGAGGCGGACAAGGCTGAGTTCATGCTCAAGCTGATGCGGTCTCTCTCTGAGGAGGCGGGGGaaaatgaggatgaagaggaggaagaagcgCCAGAGGATGGCGGTGCTGGCGTCTCCAATAGAGGTTTGGACGCAGGGCGAGGCCGGCCTGACCCGAACCAGGTGGCCACTCGCAGAATGTCCAGCAAGGAAGCGCTTCACTACGCCGAGCGGCTGGCTTGTCACATTGTCTCGATGGCGACAGAGATGGACACCTTGGGAGGGGCAGAGGAGGAAGTAGACGTGAACAAGGGCggggaaagaaggagagacagCGTGGCTCAGTTCTCGGAGCAGACCCTGAACACCTTGTGGGTGTACGCGGGCGAGGTAGCAGGGGAGGTCATCAACGACGTGAAGAGGATGGTGAGCTCTTCTCAGCAGTGTCCGTATCACAGAACTCCCCGCAGACGCAGCTTCGACAGATCCAACTCTGAGTGCTCCCATCTCCACCAACACCTTCCTCCACCCGGTGCAGACCAGAACAGAGACTCCAGGATGGGCAGGCTGGCTGAGCAGTGGTCTAACGACTTGATTGCTTCTGTTTTCAAGTCCCCCAAGTCCACTTCAAGCACGGTGTCCAGCTCCAGCTCCGGGATGTCCTCGGAGTATCCCAGCTGTGAGAGCGTGACGGACGAGTATGCCGGCTACCTCATCAGGGTGCTGAAGAAAGAGGGAGGCAGTAGGGAGCTGGTCCTGGATCAATATGCGAGCCGTTTGGCATACCGGTCTATAAAACTTGGCTTGGCTCACGCAAGCCGCAAGGTCAAACACAGATCCTCTATCAGCCGCCTTCACTCCTCACAGTCCTTACCGGATGAATGGAGAACTCCGAGTAACGATGGCGTCACGACTAATGACAAGTCTGAGTCAGCGGTTCAGCCTCCAGGCGAGGACGCTCACTGTAGCTGCAGGAGCCCTGAAGAGAAGAGTCAAAGGGACTACACAGACCTGGTCAACTTTGCAGAGTCTTTAGCTTACAACATCACCTGCGATGTCACACGAAAGCTGCATCGCTCTTCAGTGCGGCTCCCCAAGTCCCTGACCGACTCCTGTCTCTATAAGAAGTCCAAACTAGAAGACATGGCAGACGATCTCATCAGGAACTCCTTCTCCTGCCCCCTGCTGTCCAAGGAGGGTAAGAGCAGGCACTACCACAGCACAGGGAGCCTGTACGAAGGGGGCTACAAGGGCCGCGTGATGCAGGTCATCGAGCATTACGCCAGGAAGATAGTGGACGACACGCTGCAGATGAGCATGGCTTCAGTTGGGTACTCATCCAGGGAGAACCCAAGAGTCCAAGGCCACGAGAGACACTCCCACACCCAGAGGTTATCTGAGGGACCAGTCCTGGGGGAGAGGACCTGCCGTTACTGTCAGATCCAGGAGTGCCTGTACTGCACCAAACCTTGCCGGCACCACCACCAGCCTGcgctgcagaggaggaagagggcgTCAGAGAGTCAGGGGAAGGCTGAAAGGGTGTCTGGACTGGAGATTCCCAAGATCCACATCGACCTGGATCACAGGGTGGCGTTCGCAGAGGAGATGGTGTCCATGGCGATGGAGACGGCGAAACGAGAGCTGAGTAACACCAGCCTCAACGCTGACAGCGGCATCGGTCATGATGGAGCGAGCTACGCCGAGAGCCTGACCGCTGAGATCATGACATCAGCCCTGTCCAACGTCTGCCCGACCCCCAACAACAGGTAGACTCACAAAGATCCTCAGACCTTTATTATTCTCCAACATAGAGAACATAAACTCATAAATGCTTGAATactttctctccctccgtctctctgcATTCAGCTTTCCAGGCAGAGAGGCCACTGAGTCCTCCGTGTCCCAGCAGCTGAGTGTAGGAGACGACAGTCTGGGAAGCTGGTCTAACCTGAGCTTCGAGGACGAGCACCTGGACGACAACAGCAGCTTCCTGCACCTCAGTGACAGGTATGAACAACATACGGCAAACATCCAGACACTTAAACCATGAAGACTCCctccaaacagggcaggtctagaccggactctatgttctattattaacaaagacccaacatcaagaccggatcagatccagtcccatcttccagacaggactcagtctgatctcatcttaatccaccatgagcagagcactttgcagcatttagcaagttacagtggcaaggacaaacttcctttaacaggcagaaacctccagcaggaccagactcatgttagacacacatctgctgagaccgtgttggagagagggatagagggagatgaagagagagagagagatgatagtggagagacggatagtagtagttgtagcagctggagtctggcacgtccacagcagcagagatccagaggaacctacgagacaagggagctcagggactccagaaaggtctaagaaaagagagaagagagggagaccagaagaaagaaaaagaggagaagaaatggtgaaggaaagacagaaggaaaggacaggatgagaaaatgagacaaaggatgaagaaacatggaaagaccaaagaaaggaagaaagaaagaaagaaggaataaaagatagaaggaagaaaggaaggattgAAGGacgaaaggaaagaaaggaaggaaggaaggattgaaggaagaaaggaaggaaagaaagaaaggaaggaaggaaggaaagagagaaagaaagaaagacagaaggaaggaaggaagcaaggaaggaaggaaggaaggaaagaaagaaagaaagaaagaaagaaagaaagaaagaatgaaatgaaaaaggaaagaaggaaggaaggatggaaggaaggaaagaaaaaaagaaagaaggaaagaaaggaaaaaggaaggaaggattgaaggaagaaaggaaggaaagaaagaaagaaaggaaggaaggaaggaaagagagaaagaaagaaagacagaaggaaggaaggaagcaaggaaggaaggaaggaaggaaagaaagaaagaaagaaagaaggaaggaaagaaaaaaagaaagaaggaaagaaaggaaaaaggaagaaggactacaaaaagaaaaagagaaagaggtaAAGAAAGCCATAATTAaaagaataacagaccccaaaaaaggaatctacagcagagatccagaggaacctacgagacaagggagctcagggactccagaaaggtctatggttagtaactttaatgggacaggaagagttaaagtgagagagacaggcagagagaggagagagagggaaagacaggatcccagtgtgtcagtctaagcctatagcagcataactaagacctggtccaagcctgatccagctctaactataagctttatcaaaaaggaaagtttgaagcctactcttaaaagtagagagggtgtctgcctcccggaccctgactggtagatgattccaaacgAGAGGTGCTCAGTAAACTTTTCCAACATCATTGGAATGAGCAGCAGGTGCAAAACCTGTCCACTTCAGGTATTTCTAAGACAACAAACTATAAAAAATcttaatgaattaatgaaataatgTCTCTTATTGGTTTTAACATGATGTTTGTTGCTATATGTGGAGCTCCTGTCAGAGGAGATTCCTGTGGTGGAGCCTGGACGGGAGGTATTCAAAGGTCAGCACAGGGCACAGAGTGTGGTTTGGGTTGTTTAGGTTTTACTGCCAGGATATAATTTGTGTTGCATTATATGTGGGTCTGTTGTCTAAGATTTGATGCAGCTGTCTCTGCTGCCAAGTGTTTGTGAAATAAGCTGCACCACATAAGGACAGAGGAGTAGTTATGACAGAGCGAGCCCTATGGACGGACATCAGATCACTTTttggagaaaaaggagaaaagtgGGCGAGTCTGAGCGTCCGTCTTCGTAAGGACATGGTCTCATGGTCTCATGGTCTCATGGTCTCATGGTCTCATGGTCTCATACCAGACTCGGCTCAGCTTGTTGACATTTCTGGAAAACTCTGTTATCTCTATGGAAGCAAAAACTGACAACATTCAGAATTCTTTCCCGAGGTGCTGAGAAAACAAGGTGTTAGCAGCAGCTCGTTGTTTCAGCCATCAGGGCCAAGTTAATGTATCATAATATTTTCTAAAGGTGTGTCTGTGACGGCTCTCTGCACTCCAggcacttcttcttctgcaggaacAAAGTCCACCACGTGTAATTCATTACACCCTAAGACAGAAACCCTGATGCAACCGTCTCTGCTCAGcaagtcaaacaaaacaaagggaaataaaTCACCTGGAGGGCTTTTTGGGACACTGAGCACGATGATTGAGTAAATGAACACAGTCTCACCAGGTGTCTCTGAGTGAAACCGCAGGGAGAAAGCAGCAGCTGAGGTAATGCTGATTAAAGCGGGTATTTATAGATATCAGGAAAGTTCCTCCTTGCATGCCGCAGCTTGCAGGTTCCAGCCAGCAGGCTAATTATTGACTAATTacactcagagtgtgtgttgttgtgttgatgttgCCAGCCCGGTTGTCCTGGTGGAACCCGCAGCATTAGCCGGGGATAATGCGAGGACAAGAATGTAATGATCTCACATTATACGGCTTTAGCAACAAATTGTCTCGATCAACAAATGACAGATGAATCAGCGGGATCCGAGGGGGAATAATGTCCATCCGCCTCTGTTTTCAGCGTCACCTGGCATTTAAAGGATTATTCCAAAGGCCAGAAATGGTCATCAATCTGAGTAATGTTTGTTGAAGCTTCATGATAGATAAGGTCATCACAGCAAGTGGGAAGAAACTGCTTATTACATCCAGAGCTTTGTTCTGTCTCCACTGGAAGAAGTTAGAACAAATAATAttaagaaggaggaggaaaatacTGAAATAAGACGAATGATGAGCCGAATCAAGAGATATCTTTCCCCTGATGCAGTCAGACTGGGATTATGTATATCTGTCTGATAGAAAGAGAGGATTTAAGGATATTGAATTAATAGAATGAGAAATATGTGTTCAAGTTTCGCTTCTTCTAGCTCCATTTTCTTAAAACAAGTGTGTATTTTCAGGAAATGCAGCCTAAACTCTTAACATTTACCCATCAACACGTTATTTTGTCTgctaaataaaatatttgagaACTTTTTATCTCCACATTTAGAAAAAGGTGGCCTTAACTCAGACTTTACATAGaaaaaactatatttaagttgAAACTCGGTAGACTAGACTTCAAATAATCAATGACACAATAACCAGACAATACACGGTGCTATATCCCTGCCACTTAAACATCCTTGTATAGATCACCTTCAACCCCAGCACTTTTGTACATAGATAATTCTAAGAAATCTGCACTTTTGTATAtactctattttttttaattcaattttattctattttattctattttattctattttattctattttatgctattttattcttttttcattgatcttcattttattttattattttttatttgatctttattttatttgatcttcattttattttccaatattttatttgatcttttttatttgtattttattatattcttttttttatctttatttaatataattttatttgatcttcaaTTATCTTtgatcttcattttattttattttattgtattttattttatctttattccttctttattgaattctattttatcttatctttattttattttattcatatttatatcttattttattccttcttctattaatattttgactttcttacatacttcttataagagctctgtaatgaccgaatttccctcccaggaataaataaagttttatctCATGTGAAAGTCAAATACTATTTTAGGGATGCAGTAAACTAGCACTAAAGTTCAACTGAGTCAGAGTGTGTTCCCCAGATATGAGACACAGAACCGTCCCCTGTTCTTCAGGACTTTAGATGAAATGTTTCTGCAGCGGTTAAAGATTGAAGAGCTGAATTGAattcatatttaaaacacaaaccctTACTATCATGTCATATCTTAATGAAACAACTGAAGATAAAAGAGCCTAACACATCAAA is from Notolabrus celidotus isolate fNotCel1 chromosome 10, fNotCel1.pri, whole genome shotgun sequence and encodes:
- the akap11 gene encoding A-kinase anchor protein 11 isoform X1, whose translation is MDACARIRGVPLRTRVRKETVRDTGAQCVKSLFRNRKELCSVGLELQTRDTTRLTEIHFVCLPGQCEGEDVTQQALSSLPAGLCELLRSLHVHGLKNDEVLLLRDSRRLAEYKDAGPQCWLKAVCVLRHNPSTSVYPQATVASLVSLLGCYMAGVRYALELQALQRGTAEPSQPEEDDTNQSVSSIEDDFVTALEHLEEDDAGDNPSASSYRPFKRRDVASQTIPAHRRKKELSGARVIIGSSSKRSSAKHKAAPDVSVTVQRSTSGVESQWTYCSPGARIPSPLGHVSESEESDCSSPSPIIFLDEVGYQKSMLAKLDIPQVPGGPRERVEDSDSEVSEFFDSFDQFDDLEELSSESCTLALPLDAVSAPKSHKKSDSGGAACKYVSRGCSTKGMNPHRFDQRTLPANVKKPTPLKPGSPYSPHSEVPDSPRPMQTPSDENGGPLFSPVSSSAFSPLVDSGGPLEYFWKTDEEGPDSSELRKPQDLCSLYKTYSDFASSLSKEILGSVCGYQSAVDINDNKNLSCVCHKEFQNQSGYVMKLSEIQETVTVAKLQKKPQSLKDGIQRFATDLVEMSLGSALRDLQKGVSSCTTTLCHLAARLTSSVFQMAFHEIGMRHAYVLKERAINGLAGFLVGEAVSGALKEFLTVKKQNFHNTVTRFAADLAEELVFEGIMEVCQFSHPSTPRTPSDWSFGQGHEEEEEEEEEVVSSYASDLSESVIQEAFIELSQADVAFTSQAAISVSQDNICYVSAESSSTLTCSTYANQQVLTSSSAAPTPGTSGEDSTCTVKKALFTVSGMASCIPVPQAGKALNHLQDPEETSQTKTSLCDPQQSSNTRVVVSTSDTNTSTQPSIYSHGTQTPVPAGDPSQGKSPFQNFSGNMVDMIVTEACELITSSKMKKSFGDCADFFTKTISSRRDSSSKNENMSFDAPDSPSKQGAFRYDCRESGFVRKGAPVEQAADLSIPHISFQTGCQNQGRASCEYNPRSRGVAESHPVLMDTLDVPGTESGGQRRISVPMDDSVPSPGQKSGGTPSTPPSTPQQPNEVSKEKQIKQFSKKLKTKLAKEFSPATPPPTPHDQPEPGPGPKDTTPEADKAEFMLKLMRSLSEEAGENEDEEEEEAPEDGGAGVSNRGLDAGRGRPDPNQVATRRMSSKEALHYAERLACHIVSMATEMDTLGGAEEEVDVNKGGERRRDSVAQFSEQTLNTLWVYAGEVAGEVINDVKRMVSSSQQCPYHRTPRRRSFDRSNSECSHLHQHLPPPGADQNRDSRMGRLAEQWSNDLIASVFKSPKSTSSTVSSSSSGMSSEYPSCESVTDEYAGYLIRVLKKEGGSRELVLDQYASRLAYRSIKLGLAHASRKVKHRSSISRLHSSQSLPDEWRTPSNDGVTTNDKSESAVQPPGEDAHCSCRSPEEKSQRDYTDLVNFAESLAYNITCDVTRKLHRSSVRLPKSLTDSCLYKKSKLEDMADDLIRNSFSCPLLSKEGKSRHYHSTGSLYEGGYKGRVMQVIEHYARKIVDDTLQMSMASVGYSSRENPRVQGHERHSHTQRLSEGPVLGERTCRYCQIQECLYCTKPCRHHHQPALQRRKRASESQGKAERVSGLEIPKIHIDLDHRVAFAEEMVSMAMETAKRELSNTSLNADSGIGHDGASYAESLTAEIMTSALSNVCPTPNNSFPGREATESSVSQQLSVGDDSLGSWSNLSFEDEHLDDNSSFLHLSDSNGNSSSWSSLGLEGEACEERMSFSPSDSDNTEDKEAEVKEESSGTLCVDRTQVQAPRTALVIVNSDFLVPQHVSLDPQLRSMLQWVAASMADIPLIQLSPDRELQQLPAVVQRLRDRKWRVGELLHTLLRYCEDNHSQSRDEALQAGREPHRTPLFQWLLEHA
- the akap11 gene encoding A-kinase anchor protein 11 isoform X2, which codes for MDACARIRGVPLRTRVRKETVRDTGAQCVKSLFRNRKELCSVGLELQTRDTTRLTEIHFVCLPGQCEGEDVTQQALSSLPAGLCELLRSLHVHGLKNDEVLLLRDSRRLAEYKDAGPQCWLKAVCVLRHNPSTSVYPQATVASLVSLLGCYMAGVRYALELQALQRGTAEPSQPEEDDTNQSVSSIEDDFVTALEHLEEDDAGDNPSASSYRPFKRRDVASQTIPAHRRKKELSGARVIIGSSSKRSSAKHKAAPDVSVTVQRSTSGVESQWTYCSPGARIPSPLGHVSESEESDCSSPSPIIFLDEVGYQKSMLAKLDIPQVPGGPRERVEDSDSEVSEFFDSFDQFDDLEELSSESCTLALPLDAVSAPKSHKKSDSGGAACKYVSRGCSTKGMNPHRFDQRTLPANVKKPTPLKPGSPYSPHSEVPDSPRPMQTPSDENGGPLFSPVSSSAFSPLVDSGGPLEYFWKTDEEGPDSSELRKPQDLCSLYKTYSDFASSLSKEILGSVCGYQSAVDINDNKNLSCVCHKEFQNQSGYVMKLSEIQETVTVAKLQKKPQSLKDGIQRFATDLVEMSLGSALRDLQKGVSSCTTTLCHLAARLTSSVFQMAFHEIGMRHAYVLKERAINGLAGFLVGEAVSGALKEFLTVKKQNFHNTVTRFAADLAEELVFEGIMEVCQFSHPSTPRTPSDWSFGQGHEEEEEEEEEVVSSYASDLSESVIQEAFIELSQADVAFTSQAAISVSQDNICYVSAESSSTLTCSTYANQQVLTSSSAAPTPGTSGEDSTCTVKKALFTVSGMASCIPVPQAGKALNHLQDPEETSQTKTSLCDPQQSSNTRVVVSTSDTNTSTQPSIYSHGTQTPVPAGDPSQGKSPFQNFSGNMVDMIVTEACELITSSKMKKSFGDCADFFTKTISSRRDSSSKNENMSFDAPDSPSKQGAFRYDCRESGFVRKGAPVEQAADLSIPHISFQTGCQNQGRASCEYNPRSRGVAESHPVLMDTLDVPGTESGGQRRISVPMDDSVPSPGQKSGGTPSTPPSTPQQPNEVSKEKQIKQFSKKLKTKLAKEFSPATPPPTPHDQPEPGPGPKDTTPEADKAEFMLKLMRSLSEEAGENEDEEEEEAPEDGGAGVSNRGLDAGRGRPDPNQVATRRMSSKEALHYAERLACHIVSMATEMDTLGGAEEEVDVNKGGERRRDSVAQFSEQTLNTLWVYAGEVAGEVINDVKRMVSSSQQCPYHRTPRRRSFDRSNSECSHLHQHLPPPGADQNRDSRMGRLAEQWSNDLIASVFKSPKSTSSTVSSSSSGMSSEYPSCESVTDEYAGYLIRVLKKEGGSRELVLDQYASRLAYRSIKLGLAHASRKVKHRSSISRLHSSQSLPDEWRTPSNDGVTTNDKSESAVQPPGEDAHCSCRSPEEKSQRDYTDLVNFAESLAYNITCDVTRKLHRSSVRLPKSLTDSCLYKKSKLEDMADDLIRNSFSCPLLSKEGKSRHYHSTGSLYEGGYKGRVMQVIEHYARKIVDDTLQMSMASVGYSSRENPRVQGHERHSHTQRLSEGPVLGERTCRYCQIQECLYCTKPCRHHHQPALQRRKRASESQGKAERVSGLEIPKIHIDLDHRVAFAEEMVSMAMETAKRELSNTSLNADSGIGHDGASYAESLTAEIMTSALSNVCPTPNNSFPGREATESSVSQQLSVGDDSLGSWSNLSFEDEHLDDNSSFLHLSDSDNTEDKEAEVKEESSGTLCVDRTQVQAPRTALVIVNSDFLVPQHVSLDPQLRSMLQWVAASMADIPLIQLSPDRELQQLPAVVQRLRDRKWRVGELLHTLLRYCEDNHSQSRDEALQAGREPHRTPLFQWLLEHA